Proteins from one Triticum aestivum cultivar Chinese Spring chromosome 7A, IWGSC CS RefSeq v2.1, whole genome shotgun sequence genomic window:
- the LOC123151582 gene encoding uncharacterized protein isoform X1, which translates to MAMQDHPSPCGHHPQILLDKKCLVGELKNSTTAKSKNSKGVHLEVSFEAVDPPAISLCLVSCVDQTGDRLTAPPRILGVTGGFVLLAITFSDSVNRYLRFIDYFVYKAGPDFASLHLLARPYPSSFSPNMAAILPVSDNSEDFAVIFPHVEYFRLESREHYTLHIYRSDTNDWHSQVACIAEDNETRNARDKLLLHNTMSVAYAEKGIIGWIDLWWGILLCNVLDKKPTIRFVPLPVPEPCDTSEFHLMFENLTPRPHRHVTIFNDLIKCVELDFHVQDAFFNMKRAKDYGWMAKTWTRSIYSDVWCDGLTIDTSEISFTDSSLPNLLPGMFDEENNLTWKKLTSAGPTLSLLDDNVIYIMANESMCHPTAYVLTVDTKSLKLESGAQCAPQKTAWFEPTYEPCVLFSSFGTTSELVKEFETKGTIFEIKEGPVLSVVSKRLRVLRKKQNRIAQMEESVAAGKMLNQEQKELMHSKPVIAALIDELERLRVPLSTALTKELSTVPAPAAGSSSFGSDLSIQDLLALIYFGSLFYVKSPNEFIATMVARKNERSSCITHGYVWDDTVDLLVENDLDAVSAVAALAAARPSSADGVSHHDALQACAHHARLWLTRADAPIHPGSSVTYAAVRSKLDRIMASDYYTAPAVAGNHGAEGLQAQMSMTDSPEAPSLKETLAAENHKEDEEDSSHAIEIDNDHQSNAADVQNVDGKTLVNPRVEYRVAEAEQEKFDVKEQDQMYAEPKKRQFQHPRQSCQNQRGGDRGWRGAYPNGRSGHGGGRGMGSRYENGRGGGGGGGRGMGSGY; encoded by the exons ATGGCAATGCAAGACCATCCTTCTCCGTGTGGCCACCACCCCCAAATCCTCTTGGATAAAAAATGTTTAGTGGGCGAGTTGAAAAATTCcactaccgcaaaatccaagaatAGCAAAGGGGTTCACTTGGAGGTTTCTTTTGAAGCAGTTGACCCTCCAGCCATCTCACTGTGCCTGGTCAGCTGCGTTGATCAGACCGGGGATCGCTTGACAGCACCGCCTCGTATACTTGGTGTAACTGGAGGCTTTGTACTGCTGGCTATCACCTTCTCGGACAGTGTCAACCGTTACTTGCGGTTCATCGACTATTTTGTTTACAAAGCAGGGCCCGATTTCGCCTCTCTTCATCTTCTTGCAAGGCCATACCCGTCTTCTTTTTCGCCAAACATGGCTGCCATCTTGCCTGTTAGTGATAACAGTGAAGACTTTGCTGTCATTTTCCCACATGTTGAATATTTCAGACTTGAGTCTCGCGAACATTACACACTCCACATATATCGATCTGACACGAATGATTGGCACTCTCAGGTCGCTTGTATCGCTGAGGATAATGAGACAAGGAATGCCAGGGATAAGCTATTGCTTCATAATACCATGAGCGTGGCATATGCAGAAAAGGGTATCATAGGTTGGATTGATCTCTGGTGGGGAATTCTCTTATGCAATGTTTTGGATAAAAAGCCTACCATCCGTTTTGTTCCGTTGCCAGTTCCGGAACCGTGTGATACGTCTGAGTTCCATTTGATGTTTGAGAATCTCACTCCAAGACCACACCGTCATGTGACGATATTCAATGATTTGATCAAGTGTGTTGAGTTAGATTTTCATGTGCAAGATGCTTTCTTCAACATGAAGCGAGCAAAGGATTATGGCTGGATGGCTAAAACATGGACTAGATCAATTTATTCAGATGTTTGGTGTGATGGCTTGACGATTGATACGTCTGAGATATCTTTCACCGACTCAAGTTTGCCGAATTTGTTGCCTGGGATGTTTGATGAGGAAAACAATTTGACTTGGAAGAAATTGACTAGTGCTGGTCCTACATTAAGCTTGCTTGATGACAATGTTATTTACATTATGGCGAACGAGAGCATGTGCCATCCGACAGCATATGTACTTACTGTGGACACCAAAAGTTTGAAGCTCGAGTCTGGTGCGCAGTGTGCTCCTCAAAAGACGGCGTGGTTCGAACCAACATATGAACCGTGTGTTCTTTTTAGCTCTTTTGGCACGACTTCAG AGTTGGTTAAAGAATTTGAAACCAAAGGGACAATATTTGAAATCAAGGAAGGGCCGGTGCTCTCGGTGGTGTCGAAGCGTCTCCGTGTGCTGCGGAAGAAGCAGAATCGCATCGCGCAGATGGAGGAGTCCGTCGCTGCCGGCAAGATGCTTAACCAGGAGCAGAAGGAGCTCATGCACTCCAAGCCCGTCATCGCCGCGCTCATTGACGAGCTTGAGCGCCTCCGCGTACCACTCTCCACTGCTCTCACCAAGGAGCTCTCCACCGTCCCTGCACCTGCTGCCGGTTCCTCATCCTTTGGCTCCGATTTGTCCATCCAGGACCTCCTCGCGCTCATCTACTTCGGCTCCCTTTTTTATGTCAAGTCACCGAACGAGTTCATCGCCACCATGGTTGCGCGCAAGAACGAACGGAGCAGCTGCATCACCCACGGCTACGTATGGGATGATACCGTGGACCTGCTCGTGGAGAACGACCTTGACGCAGTATCTGCTGTGGCGGCCCTTGCCGCGGCTCGCCCTTCTTCCGCAGATGGTGTCTCCCACCATGACGCACTCCAGGCCTGTGCCCATCATGCCCGCCTATGGCTAACCCGTGCTGATGCGCCGATCCACCCTGGCTCCTCTGTTACAT ATGCTGCGGTGAGGTCCAAGTTAGACAGGATCATGGCATCAGACTACTACACGGCACCTGCAGTTGCTGGGAACCATGGAGCTGAAGGTCTGCAGGCACAGATGAGCATGACCGACTCACCAGAGGCACCATCACTCAAGGAGACCCTAGCTGCTGAAAATCACAAG GAGGACGAGGAAGATTCCTCGCATGCCATAGAAATCGACAATGATCATCAGTCTAATGCAGCCGATGTGCAAAATGTG GATGGTAAAACCCTGGTGAACCCTCGTGTGGAATATCGCGTGGCTGAGGCAGAGCAGGAGAAATTTGATGTGAAAGAACAAGATCAGATGTATGCCGAGCCAAAAAAGCGACAGTTTCAGCACCCTCGGCAATCTTGTCAGAACCAGCGAGGTGGTGATCGTGGCTGGAGGGGGGCCTACCCTAATGGCCGCAGCGGGCATGGAGGCGGCCGTGGCATGGGCAGCAGATACGAGAATGggcgtggaggtggtggtggtggcggccgtGGCATGGGCAGTGGATACTAG
- the LOC123151582 gene encoding uncharacterized protein isoform X2, whose protein sequence is MAMQDHPSPCGHHPQILLDKKCLVGELKNSTTAKSKNSKGVHLEVSFEAVDPPAISLCLVSCVDQTGDRLTAPPRILGVTGGFVLLAITFSDSVNRYLRFIDYFVYKAGPDFASLHLLARPYPSSFSPNMAAILPVACIAEDNETRNARDKLLLHNTMSVAYAEKGIIGWIDLWWGILLCNVLDKKPTIRFVPLPVPEPCDTSEFHLMFENLTPRPHRHVTIFNDLIKCVELDFHVQDAFFNMKRAKDYGWMAKTWTRSIYSDVWCDGLTIDTSEISFTDSSLPNLLPGMFDEENNLTWKKLTSAGPTLSLLDDNVIYIMANESMCHPTAYVLTVDTKSLKLESGAQCAPQKTAWFEPTYEPCVLFSSFGTTSELVKEFETKGTIFEIKEGPVLSVVSKRLRVLRKKQNRIAQMEESVAAGKMLNQEQKELMHSKPVIAALIDELERLRVPLSTALTKELSTVPAPAAGSSSFGSDLSIQDLLALIYFGSLFYVKSPNEFIATMVARKNERSSCITHGYVWDDTVDLLVENDLDAVSAVAALAAARPSSADGVSHHDALQACAHHARLWLTRADAPIHPGSSVTYAAVRSKLDRIMASDYYTAPAVAGNHGAEGLQAQMSMTDSPEAPSLKETLAAENHKEDEEDSSHAIEIDNDHQSNAADVQNVDGKTLVNPRVEYRVAEAEQEKFDVKEQDQMYAEPKKRQFQHPRQSCQNQRGGDRGWRGAYPNGRSGHGGGRGMGSRYENGRGGGGGGGRGMGSGY, encoded by the exons ATGGCAATGCAAGACCATCCTTCTCCGTGTGGCCACCACCCCCAAATCCTCTTGGATAAAAAATGTTTAGTGGGCGAGTTGAAAAATTCcactaccgcaaaatccaagaatAGCAAAGGGGTTCACTTGGAGGTTTCTTTTGAAGCAGTTGACCCTCCAGCCATCTCACTGTGCCTGGTCAGCTGCGTTGATCAGACCGGGGATCGCTTGACAGCACCGCCTCGTATACTTGGTGTAACTGGAGGCTTTGTACTGCTGGCTATCACCTTCTCGGACAGTGTCAACCGTTACTTGCGGTTCATCGACTATTTTGTTTACAAAGCAGGGCCCGATTTCGCCTCTCTTCATCTTCTTGCAAGGCCATACCCGTCTTCTTTTTCGCCAAACATGGCTGCCATCTTGCCT GTCGCTTGTATCGCTGAGGATAATGAGACAAGGAATGCCAGGGATAAGCTATTGCTTCATAATACCATGAGCGTGGCATATGCAGAAAAGGGTATCATAGGTTGGATTGATCTCTGGTGGGGAATTCTCTTATGCAATGTTTTGGATAAAAAGCCTACCATCCGTTTTGTTCCGTTGCCAGTTCCGGAACCGTGTGATACGTCTGAGTTCCATTTGATGTTTGAGAATCTCACTCCAAGACCACACCGTCATGTGACGATATTCAATGATTTGATCAAGTGTGTTGAGTTAGATTTTCATGTGCAAGATGCTTTCTTCAACATGAAGCGAGCAAAGGATTATGGCTGGATGGCTAAAACATGGACTAGATCAATTTATTCAGATGTTTGGTGTGATGGCTTGACGATTGATACGTCTGAGATATCTTTCACCGACTCAAGTTTGCCGAATTTGTTGCCTGGGATGTTTGATGAGGAAAACAATTTGACTTGGAAGAAATTGACTAGTGCTGGTCCTACATTAAGCTTGCTTGATGACAATGTTATTTACATTATGGCGAACGAGAGCATGTGCCATCCGACAGCATATGTACTTACTGTGGACACCAAAAGTTTGAAGCTCGAGTCTGGTGCGCAGTGTGCTCCTCAAAAGACGGCGTGGTTCGAACCAACATATGAACCGTGTGTTCTTTTTAGCTCTTTTGGCACGACTTCAG AGTTGGTTAAAGAATTTGAAACCAAAGGGACAATATTTGAAATCAAGGAAGGGCCGGTGCTCTCGGTGGTGTCGAAGCGTCTCCGTGTGCTGCGGAAGAAGCAGAATCGCATCGCGCAGATGGAGGAGTCCGTCGCTGCCGGCAAGATGCTTAACCAGGAGCAGAAGGAGCTCATGCACTCCAAGCCCGTCATCGCCGCGCTCATTGACGAGCTTGAGCGCCTCCGCGTACCACTCTCCACTGCTCTCACCAAGGAGCTCTCCACCGTCCCTGCACCTGCTGCCGGTTCCTCATCCTTTGGCTCCGATTTGTCCATCCAGGACCTCCTCGCGCTCATCTACTTCGGCTCCCTTTTTTATGTCAAGTCACCGAACGAGTTCATCGCCACCATGGTTGCGCGCAAGAACGAACGGAGCAGCTGCATCACCCACGGCTACGTATGGGATGATACCGTGGACCTGCTCGTGGAGAACGACCTTGACGCAGTATCTGCTGTGGCGGCCCTTGCCGCGGCTCGCCCTTCTTCCGCAGATGGTGTCTCCCACCATGACGCACTCCAGGCCTGTGCCCATCATGCCCGCCTATGGCTAACCCGTGCTGATGCGCCGATCCACCCTGGCTCCTCTGTTACAT ATGCTGCGGTGAGGTCCAAGTTAGACAGGATCATGGCATCAGACTACTACACGGCACCTGCAGTTGCTGGGAACCATGGAGCTGAAGGTCTGCAGGCACAGATGAGCATGACCGACTCACCAGAGGCACCATCACTCAAGGAGACCCTAGCTGCTGAAAATCACAAG GAGGACGAGGAAGATTCCTCGCATGCCATAGAAATCGACAATGATCATCAGTCTAATGCAGCCGATGTGCAAAATGTG GATGGTAAAACCCTGGTGAACCCTCGTGTGGAATATCGCGTGGCTGAGGCAGAGCAGGAGAAATTTGATGTGAAAGAACAAGATCAGATGTATGCCGAGCCAAAAAAGCGACAGTTTCAGCACCCTCGGCAATCTTGTCAGAACCAGCGAGGTGGTGATCGTGGCTGGAGGGGGGCCTACCCTAATGGCCGCAGCGGGCATGGAGGCGGCCGTGGCATGGGCAGCAGATACGAGAATGggcgtggaggtggtggtggtggcggccgtGGCATGGGCAGTGGATACTAG